The proteins below come from a single Arthrobacter sp. zg-Y1171 genomic window:
- a CDS encoding cation-translocating P-type ATPase encodes MQQQIQSPWLFPAEEVAAALGTDPETGLDAGEVRDRLARYGPNQLAEGKKVPVWRKVLALLSDRLTIVLIIAAVVSAVVSREWETPVVILLVIILNTTLNYVQEQRAENSLEALRNASVDSCRVLRSGNAVTAERTELVPGDVVLLEAGDSVPADGRLLEAVRLQVAEAALTGESKPTNKMVAPLSDPQLPVADRTNLLFMDTDVTRGRGVLLVTGTGMETQIGTIAHLLGSTAEEKTTLQRSIDQLARVLTYIAFAVVALVFVLGLLRGDSWEDLFLTAVSLAVATIPEGLTAVVAFTLAMGASRLAARGAIIKQLAAVETLGSTSQICTDKTGTLTLNEMTVRRLYSPEGRRFRVTGNGYSTDGKILSPDGQSAPLPPEAFMAMALCNDASVEDGRLTGDPTEGSLVVLAEKGGIDVAGARATHRRIAEVPFDSDYKFMATFNRSDDAAAAVHCNVKGAPGVVLDRTAFLQTPDGLVPLDPEERARISRDVESLANAGLRTMAVAGRVLDAPLPSSPDALFAEAANLVLYAVVGILDPPRQEAAEAIARARAAGIDVHMITGDHLVTASAIARDLGIEGRAAAGTALDAMDDAELRRQAPQLGVLARVSPEHKIRIVEALQADGYIVAMTGDGVNDAPALKRADIGIAMGITGTDVSKGAAKMILTDDNFATIVAAVEEGRGIYDNILKFVRFQLTTAWGFVLIFLAAATFGFAGGAPFTALQILWVNIIMDGPPALALGVDRTDPDVMKKPPRPATEPLLTGRRIAVLTMLGIVMAVGTCAVLVNAPRWFPESAGSTNFATTMAFTTFVFYQVFNLLNVRSETGSVFTLRTFTNRAIWVSLVAVVVLQILVVQLSIFAGIFDTVPLTSAQWFLCFAVGATVLVVSEIGKAVQRLSARRRRPGPVPKAYQGEGL; translated from the coding sequence ATGCAGCAGCAGATCCAATCCCCGTGGTTGTTCCCCGCAGAAGAGGTGGCAGCGGCGCTGGGAACCGACCCGGAGACCGGGCTCGACGCCGGCGAAGTCCGGGACCGGCTGGCCCGTTACGGGCCGAACCAGCTCGCCGAGGGCAAAAAAGTACCGGTGTGGCGGAAGGTCCTGGCCCTGCTCTCGGACCGGTTGACCATCGTCCTGATCATCGCCGCGGTTGTCAGTGCCGTGGTCTCCCGCGAGTGGGAAACCCCGGTGGTGATCCTGCTGGTCATCATCCTCAACACCACCCTGAACTACGTGCAGGAGCAACGGGCCGAGAACAGCCTGGAAGCCCTGCGCAACGCGTCGGTCGACAGCTGCCGGGTGCTGCGGTCCGGCAACGCGGTAACGGCGGAACGGACGGAGCTGGTGCCCGGCGACGTCGTGCTCCTTGAGGCGGGGGACAGCGTGCCCGCGGACGGACGGCTGCTGGAGGCCGTGCGCCTGCAGGTGGCCGAGGCGGCCCTCACCGGCGAGTCCAAGCCCACCAACAAGATGGTCGCCCCGCTGTCGGATCCGCAGCTGCCGGTCGCGGACCGCACCAACCTGCTGTTTATGGACACCGATGTGACCCGAGGGCGCGGCGTGCTGCTGGTTACGGGTACGGGCATGGAAACCCAGATCGGCACCATCGCGCATTTGCTGGGCAGTACCGCGGAGGAAAAGACCACCCTGCAGCGCAGCATCGACCAGCTGGCACGGGTCCTGACCTACATCGCCTTCGCCGTCGTCGCCCTCGTGTTCGTGCTGGGGCTGCTGCGCGGGGACAGCTGGGAAGACCTGTTCCTGACCGCCGTTTCACTGGCCGTGGCCACCATTCCCGAGGGGCTGACCGCCGTCGTGGCCTTCACCCTCGCCATGGGTGCCTCCCGGCTTGCCGCACGCGGGGCGATCATCAAGCAGCTGGCAGCCGTGGAGACCCTCGGCAGCACGTCGCAGATCTGCACGGACAAGACCGGCACGCTCACCCTCAACGAAATGACGGTGCGGCGGTTGTATTCGCCCGAGGGCCGCCGGTTCCGGGTGACCGGAAACGGCTATTCCACGGACGGAAAGATCCTCAGCCCCGACGGGCAGTCCGCCCCCTTGCCGCCGGAGGCTTTTATGGCCATGGCGCTGTGCAATGACGCCTCGGTCGAGGACGGCAGGCTGACCGGAGACCCGACCGAGGGCTCCCTCGTGGTCCTGGCGGAAAAGGGCGGGATCGACGTCGCCGGCGCCCGTGCCACCCACCGGCGCATCGCCGAAGTTCCGTTCGACTCCGACTACAAGTTCATGGCCACGTTCAACCGCTCCGACGACGCCGCGGCCGCCGTGCACTGCAACGTCAAGGGGGCGCCCGGCGTGGTCCTGGACCGGACAGCGTTCCTGCAGACCCCGGACGGCCTGGTCCCGCTGGACCCCGAGGAACGCGCGCGCATCTCCCGCGACGTGGAGTCCCTGGCCAACGCCGGCCTGCGGACCATGGCGGTAGCCGGGCGGGTACTGGATGCACCGCTGCCGTCCAGCCCGGATGCGCTGTTTGCCGAGGCCGCCAACCTGGTGCTGTACGCCGTCGTCGGGATCCTGGATCCGCCGCGGCAGGAGGCAGCCGAAGCCATTGCCCGGGCGCGGGCCGCCGGGATCGACGTGCACATGATCACCGGGGACCATCTGGTCACGGCTTCGGCGATTGCCAGGGACCTCGGGATCGAGGGCAGGGCCGCTGCGGGCACGGCGCTTGACGCCATGGATGATGCAGAGCTGCGGCGGCAGGCGCCGCAGCTGGGGGTGCTGGCCCGGGTTTCCCCCGAACACAAGATCCGGATTGTGGAGGCGCTCCAGGCGGACGGCTACATCGTGGCCATGACCGGCGACGGCGTGAATGACGCTCCGGCGCTGAAACGCGCCGACATCGGGATTGCCATGGGTATCACCGGCACCGACGTGTCCAAGGGTGCGGCCAAGATGATCCTCACCGACGACAACTTCGCCACCATCGTGGCGGCCGTCGAAGAAGGCCGCGGCATCTACGACAACATCCTGAAATTCGTCCGGTTCCAGCTGACCACCGCCTGGGGCTTCGTGCTGATCTTCCTCGCGGCGGCAACCTTCGGCTTCGCCGGCGGGGCACCCTTCACCGCACTGCAGATCCTGTGGGTGAACATCATCATGGACGGTCCGCCCGCCCTGGCCCTCGGTGTGGACCGGACCGACCCGGACGTGATGAAAAAGCCGCCCCGGCCGGCCACCGAGCCCCTGCTTACGGGCCGGCGGATCGCCGTGCTGACAATGCTCGGCATCGTGATGGCTGTGGGTACCTGCGCCGTCCTGGTCAATGCTCCGCGGTGGTTCCCCGAAAGCGCCGGCAGTACCAACTTCGCCACGACCATGGCCTTCACCACCTTCGTGTTCTACCAGGTGTTCAACCTATTGAACGTCCGCTCCGAAACCGGCAGCGTCTTCACGCTGCGGACCTTCACCAACCGCGCCATCTGGGTTTCCCTCGTCGCTGTGGTGGTGCTGCAGATCCTGGTGGTGCAGCTGAGCATCTTCGCGGGCATCTTCGACACGGTGCCGCTGACCTCAGCGCAGTGGTTCCTCTGCTTCGCCGTCGGGGCGACCGTCCTGGTGGTCTCCGAGATCGGCAAGGCGGTGCAGCGGCTGTCCGCCCGCCGTCGTCGGCCGGGGCCGGTGCCGAAGGCCTACCAGGGGGAGGGCTTGTAG
- a CDS encoding SDR family oxidoreductase, protein MSTPELSPEEIQTALKVLASIHVLDEENPDYVAVRRATAKMFKSVKKHRKNEKRTAVAEADRAVVALTATGAADRIDDETRGAQLTTAAHGPSAGTLLKPRNCYICKQPYTVVDAFYHQLCPECAGFSHTKRDARTDLTGRRALLTGGRAKIGMYIALRLLRDGAHTTITTRFPKDAARRFAAMEDSADWLHRLRIVGIDLRDPAQVISLAESVAEAGPLDILINNAAQTVRRSSNAYRPLTDAELAPLPDGPMPELVTFGHTYDAHPTALAGSVAAHPVLAADAVTALALTAGSSSLARMEAGTAIDAGGLVPDTAPINSWTQVVDQVDPLEMLEVQLCNVTAPFLLVNRLRPAMAASPARRKYIVNVSAMEGQFSRRYKGPGHPHTNMAKASLNMLTRTSAEEMLETDGILMTAVDTGWITDERPHPTKVRLAEEGFHAPLDLVDGAARVYDPIVMGENGEDQYGVFLKDYKPSPW, encoded by the coding sequence ATGAGTACCCCTGAACTAAGCCCGGAAGAAATCCAGACAGCCCTGAAGGTCCTGGCTTCCATCCATGTCCTGGATGAAGAAAACCCCGACTACGTCGCGGTCCGGCGGGCCACCGCCAAGATGTTCAAATCCGTGAAGAAGCACCGGAAGAACGAAAAGCGCACCGCCGTGGCAGAGGCGGACCGCGCCGTCGTCGCCCTCACGGCCACCGGCGCCGCTGACCGGATTGATGATGAAACCCGCGGGGCGCAGCTCACCACCGCGGCGCACGGACCGTCCGCCGGCACGCTGCTCAAGCCGCGCAACTGCTACATCTGCAAGCAGCCCTACACCGTGGTGGATGCCTTCTACCACCAGCTCTGCCCCGAATGCGCGGGCTTCAGCCACACCAAGCGGGACGCCCGCACCGACCTGACCGGCAGGCGGGCACTGCTGACCGGCGGCCGCGCGAAGATCGGCATGTATATCGCCCTGCGGCTCCTGCGCGACGGTGCGCACACCACCATCACCACCCGCTTCCCGAAGGACGCTGCACGCCGTTTTGCCGCGATGGAAGACTCCGCGGACTGGCTGCACCGGCTGCGCATTGTCGGCATCGACCTGCGCGACCCGGCCCAGGTCATCTCGCTTGCCGAGTCCGTCGCGGAGGCCGGTCCCCTGGACATCCTGATCAACAATGCCGCCCAGACCGTCCGGCGGTCCTCCAACGCCTACCGCCCGCTGACCGACGCCGAACTGGCACCGCTGCCGGACGGTCCCATGCCCGAGCTGGTCACCTTCGGGCACACCTACGACGCGCATCCCACGGCGCTGGCCGGGTCAGTCGCCGCGCATCCGGTGCTGGCAGCCGACGCCGTCACTGCCCTGGCGCTCACCGCCGGCTCTTCGTCGCTGGCGCGGATGGAGGCCGGAACGGCAATCGACGCCGGCGGGCTGGTCCCGGACACGGCGCCGATCAACAGCTGGACGCAGGTGGTGGACCAGGTGGACCCGCTGGAGATGCTGGAGGTGCAGCTGTGCAACGTCACGGCGCCGTTCCTGCTCGTCAACCGGCTCCGCCCCGCGATGGCGGCGTCTCCGGCACGGCGGAAGTACATCGTGAACGTCTCAGCCATGGAAGGCCAGTTCTCCCGCCGGTACAAGGGACCCGGCCATCCGCACACCAACATGGCCAAGGCGTCGCTGAACATGCTCACGCGCACCAGTGCCGAGGAAATGCTGGAAACGGACGGGATCCTCATGACGGCCGTGGACACCGGCTGGATCACCGACGAGCGTCCCCACCCCACCAAGGTGCGCCTGGCGGAGGAAGGCTTCCACGCGCCGCTGGACCTGGTCGACGGCGCGGCCCGCGTCTACGACCCGATCGTGATGGGCGAAAACGGCGAAGACCAGTACGGGGTCTTCCTCAAGGACTACAAGCCCTCCCCCTGGTAG
- the glgC gene encoding glucose-1-phosphate adenylyltransferase: protein MTMAPKKVLAVVLAGGEGKRLMPLTADRAKPAVPFAGRYRLIDFALSNLVNSGYLQIVVLTQYKSHSLDRHISETWRLSTQLQNYVASVPAQQRVGKSWFLGSANAIYQSMNLIEDAQPDIVVVIGADHVYRMDFSQMVEAHIASGASVSVAAVRQPLHLADQFGVIETDSENPERIAAFVEKPETTPGLPDDPGSFLASMGNYVFNTDALVSALQWDEERLVTKHDMGGDIIPYFVERGDAAVYDFTRNIIPGATGSDHQYWRDVGTLDSYYDANMDLISPLPAFNLYNLKWPIYTRQSISPPAKFVRSASDQAGTAVDSIVSDGTVISGGTVTGSVLAQDVYVASNAEVTDSVLMDKVHVGEGAVVRRAIIDKNVRIPAGATVGVDRELDLSRGFTVTESGLTVLSKGQRVPEN, encoded by the coding sequence ATGACAATGGCGCCAAAGAAGGTCCTGGCAGTAGTTCTCGCAGGCGGCGAGGGTAAACGGCTAATGCCGCTCACAGCAGATCGGGCTAAACCGGCGGTTCCCTTTGCCGGACGTTACCGCCTCATCGACTTCGCACTTTCAAACCTGGTGAACTCCGGGTACCTGCAGATCGTGGTCCTGACCCAGTACAAATCCCACAGCCTGGATCGGCATATTTCTGAAACCTGGCGGCTTTCCACCCAGCTGCAGAATTATGTAGCCTCCGTGCCCGCACAGCAGCGGGTGGGCAAGAGCTGGTTCCTGGGCAGCGCGAACGCCATCTACCAGTCCATGAACCTGATTGAGGATGCCCAGCCGGACATCGTCGTCGTTATCGGTGCGGACCACGTGTACCGCATGGACTTCTCCCAGATGGTCGAGGCGCACATTGCCTCCGGCGCGTCGGTCAGCGTTGCCGCCGTGCGGCAGCCGCTGCACCTGGCGGACCAGTTCGGCGTGATCGAAACCGATTCCGAGAATCCGGAGCGCATCGCTGCGTTCGTGGAAAAGCCGGAGACCACCCCCGGACTGCCCGATGATCCGGGCAGCTTCCTGGCCTCCATGGGCAACTACGTCTTCAACACCGATGCCCTGGTCTCGGCGCTGCAGTGGGACGAGGAGCGCCTGGTCACCAAGCACGACATGGGCGGGGACATCATTCCCTACTTCGTGGAACGGGGCGATGCTGCCGTTTACGACTTCACCCGGAACATCATTCCCGGTGCCACCGGCAGCGACCACCAGTACTGGCGTGACGTGGGCACCCTGGATTCCTACTACGACGCGAACATGGACCTGATTTCGCCGCTGCCGGCGTTCAACCTTTACAACCTGAAGTGGCCCATCTACACGCGGCAGAGCATCTCCCCGCCCGCCAAGTTCGTCCGCAGCGCCTCCGACCAGGCCGGAACCGCCGTCGACTCGATCGTGTCCGACGGCACCGTGATCTCCGGCGGCACAGTGACCGGGTCCGTGCTGGCGCAGGACGTCTACGTGGCCTCCAACGCCGAGGTGACCGACTCGGTGCTGATGGATAAGGTGCATGTGGGTGAGGGCGCGGTGGTCCGAAGGGCCATCATCGACAAGAACGTGCGCATCCCCGCCGGTGCCACCGTGGGCGTGGACCGGGAACTGGACCTCAGCCGCGGGTTCACCGTGACCGAGTCCGGCCTCACCGTGCTCAGCAAGGGACAGCGCGTCCCGGAGAACTAA
- the glgA gene encoding glycogen synthase, protein MRVDIVSKEFPPEIYGGAGVHVAELSRVLAGEVDLHVHCFGAPRPEDFHGAKVKSYAVPAELQSANPAVQTLGTDLEILGGLAGADLVHSHTWYANMAGHLGSLLHGVPHVLSAHSLEPLRPWKAEQLGGGYAVSSWVEKTAYEAAAAIIAVSEGMRQDILRSYPDVDPDRVRVVHNGIDVQQWQPDIDPDGVRALDIDPDRPSVVFVGRNTRQKGVPYLLRAAALLPPEVQLVLCLGAADTPELAAETAVLIEELRRTRTGVVVIERMLPRAELIKVLSIATVFACPSVYEPLGIVNLEAMACGTAVVASATGGIPEVVDTGVTGLLVPIEQVTDGTGTPLDPEKFVRDFAAALTEVVTDTELARRMGEAGRIRATEQFSWESIAEETLAVYRSVLA, encoded by the coding sequence GTGCGAGTAGATATTGTGTCGAAGGAATTCCCGCCGGAAATCTACGGAGGAGCAGGCGTTCACGTTGCCGAGCTCAGCCGGGTCCTGGCCGGAGAAGTAGATCTCCATGTGCATTGTTTCGGGGCCCCGCGCCCCGAAGATTTCCACGGAGCCAAAGTAAAGAGTTATGCGGTGCCGGCGGAACTCCAGTCCGCGAATCCTGCCGTGCAGACCCTCGGGACAGACCTTGAAATCCTGGGCGGACTGGCCGGAGCGGACCTGGTCCATTCACATACCTGGTATGCCAATATGGCCGGCCACCTGGGATCGCTGCTGCACGGCGTTCCGCACGTGCTCAGCGCCCATAGCCTGGAGCCGCTGCGGCCATGGAAGGCCGAGCAGCTCGGCGGGGGATACGCCGTCTCCTCCTGGGTGGAGAAAACCGCCTACGAGGCAGCCGCCGCCATCATCGCCGTCTCCGAGGGCATGCGCCAGGACATCCTGCGCAGCTACCCCGATGTGGACCCGGACCGGGTTCGGGTAGTCCACAACGGCATCGATGTGCAGCAGTGGCAGCCGGATATCGACCCCGACGGCGTCCGTGCCCTCGACATTGATCCGGACCGTCCCAGCGTGGTCTTCGTCGGCCGCAACACGCGCCAGAAGGGTGTGCCCTACCTGCTGCGCGCGGCGGCACTGCTGCCGCCGGAAGTCCAGCTGGTGCTGTGCCTCGGCGCAGCCGACACGCCTGAACTGGCTGCGGAAACCGCCGTGCTGATCGAGGAACTGCGGCGCACCCGCACCGGCGTCGTGGTGATTGAGCGCATGCTGCCGCGCGCCGAGCTGATCAAGGTCCTCTCCATCGCCACCGTGTTCGCCTGCCCGTCGGTCTACGAGCCGCTGGGCATCGTGAACCTCGAGGCCATGGCCTGCGGGACCGCCGTCGTCGCCAGCGCCACCGGGGGTATCCCCGAAGTCGTCGATACCGGCGTCACCGGGCTGCTGGTGCCCATCGAGCAGGTCACCGACGGGACCGGCACGCCGCTGGACCCGGAGAAATTCGTGCGGGACTTCGCTGCTGCGCTGACCGAAGTGGTCACGGATACGGAGCTGGCTCGGCGGATGGGCGAGGCCGGCCGCATCCGGGCGACCGAGCAGTTCTCCTGGGAGTCCATCGCGGAGGAGACCCTCGCGGTGTACCGCTCCGTCCTGGCCTAG
- a CDS encoding acyl-CoA dehydrogenase — MTQTLSPTERQLPASATISDNDAAVVDVEALGRVLLGKWAEKRLAARKIAGMEAMHTPAGLTYTEHRERVMDQLKILVESKSVHGAFPKYVGGEDSHGANVAGFTELVVADPSLQIKAGVQWGLFGSAVMHLGNREHHEKWLPGIMSLEIPGCFAMTETGHGSDVASIATTAEYDAASEEFIINTPFRAAWKDYIGNGAVNGKAAVVFAHLITQGVDHGVHAFYVELRDDNGFLPGIGGEDDGIKGGLNGIDNGRLHFSNVRIPRTNLLNKYGDVAADGTYTSDISSPGRRFFTMIGTLVQGRVSLDGAAVNASKLALKTAIQYGTERRQFNGASDIKEEVLMDYQQHQRRLLPLLATTFAATFAHEELLHKFDDVFSGAHDTDADRQDLETLAAGLKSLSTWHALDTLQECREATGGAGFLAENRFTSLRADLDIYATFEGDNTVLLQLVAKRLLADYAKEFAGADFGVLARYVVGQATDVTLHRTGLRRIAQSFRDSGSEKKSAIALRDPRTQHDLLADRVGTMVAEVATALKEARGLPKDKGAAVFNENQHALIEAARAHAELLQWEAFTRGLERIEDAGTRQVMTWVRDLFGLRLIEKNVGWYLMNGRLSAQRARTLGPYINRLLAKIRPHALDLVDSFGYGQEHLRARIASGAEKVRQDEAMEYQRLLRASGAAPVDEKVLIARRKAEQKKSGRK; from the coding sequence ATGACGCAAACACTTTCCCCCACCGAACGGCAGCTTCCGGCCAGCGCCACGATCAGCGACAACGATGCCGCCGTCGTGGACGTCGAGGCACTTGGCCGGGTCCTGCTCGGCAAATGGGCCGAGAAGCGGCTCGCAGCCCGCAAGATCGCCGGCATGGAAGCCATGCATACGCCCGCGGGGCTGACGTACACCGAGCACCGTGAGCGGGTCATGGACCAGCTGAAGATCCTGGTGGAGAGCAAGTCCGTCCACGGCGCATTCCCCAAGTACGTGGGCGGCGAAGACAGCCACGGCGCAAACGTCGCAGGCTTTACCGAACTCGTGGTGGCCGATCCGTCCCTGCAGATCAAGGCCGGCGTCCAGTGGGGTCTCTTCGGTTCCGCCGTGATGCACCTGGGCAACCGGGAGCACCACGAAAAGTGGCTGCCCGGCATCATGAGCCTGGAGATTCCGGGCTGCTTCGCGATGACGGAAACCGGCCACGGTTCCGACGTTGCCAGCATCGCCACCACCGCGGAGTACGACGCCGCCTCCGAAGAGTTCATCATCAACACCCCCTTCCGTGCCGCCTGGAAGGACTACATCGGCAACGGCGCCGTCAACGGCAAAGCCGCCGTCGTCTTCGCCCACCTCATCACCCAGGGCGTGGACCACGGAGTGCACGCGTTCTATGTGGAGCTTCGCGACGACAACGGGTTCCTGCCCGGAATCGGCGGCGAGGATGACGGCATCAAGGGCGGGCTGAACGGCATCGACAACGGCCGGCTGCACTTCTCCAATGTGCGCATCCCCCGCACCAACCTGCTGAACAAGTACGGCGACGTCGCCGCGGACGGCACCTACACTTCGGACATCAGCAGCCCCGGACGCCGCTTCTTCACCATGATCGGCACCCTGGTGCAGGGCCGCGTTTCGCTCGACGGTGCAGCCGTCAACGCGAGCAAGCTGGCGCTGAAGACGGCCATCCAGTACGGCACCGAGCGCCGCCAGTTCAACGGTGCTTCCGACATCAAGGAAGAGGTGCTGATGGACTACCAGCAGCACCAGCGCCGCCTGCTCCCCCTGCTGGCCACCACGTTCGCTGCCACGTTCGCCCACGAAGAGCTGCTGCATAAGTTCGACGACGTCTTCTCCGGTGCACATGACACGGACGCAGACCGCCAGGACCTGGAAACCCTTGCCGCGGGCCTGAAGTCCCTCTCCACCTGGCACGCCCTGGACACGCTGCAGGAATGCCGGGAAGCCACCGGCGGCGCCGGGTTCCTGGCCGAGAACCGGTTCACGTCCCTGCGCGCGGACCTGGATATCTATGCCACCTTCGAGGGCGACAACACGGTGCTGCTGCAGTTGGTTGCCAAGCGCCTGCTGGCCGATTACGCCAAGGAATTCGCCGGTGCGGACTTCGGCGTGCTTGCCCGCTACGTGGTGGGACAGGCCACGGACGTGACCCTGCACCGCACGGGCCTGCGCAGGATTGCCCAGTCCTTCCGTGACTCCGGCTCGGAGAAGAAATCCGCCATTGCGCTGCGCGATCCGCGCACCCAGCATGACCTGCTGGCAGACCGCGTGGGCACCATGGTGGCGGAGGTTGCCACCGCACTTAAGGAAGCCCGCGGGCTGCCGAAGGACAAGGGCGCGGCGGTGTTCAACGAGAACCAGCACGCCCTGATCGAAGCAGCGCGTGCGCACGCAGAACTGCTCCAGTGGGAGGCCTTCACCCGGGGGCTGGAACGGATCGAGGATGCCGGCACCCGGCAGGTCATGACCTGGGTCCGCGACCTGTTCGGGCTGCGCCTGATTGAAAAGAACGTGGGCTGGTACCTCATGAACGGGCGCCTGTCCGCACAGCGTGCCCGCACCCTGGGCCCGTACATCAACCGCCTGCTCGCCAAGATCCGCCCGCATGCCCTGGACCTGGTCGATTCGTTCGGTTACGGCCAGGAGCACCTGCGTGCTCGGATTGCTTCGGGCGCTGAGAAGGTCCGCCAGGACGAGGCCATGGAGTACCAGCGACTGCTGCGTGCCAGCGGCGCCGCGCCGGTGGACGAAAAGGTCCTGATTGCCCGCCGGAAGGCCGAGCAGAAGAAGTCCGGCCGGAAGTAG
- a CDS encoding TetR/AcrR family transcriptional regulator — protein sequence MNNVLEDPSAPSPAADGRALRWEAHRAERRRTLIKTARRAVHTLGCAASMEEIAAASGTSKSVFYRYFGDKAGLQKAMGEMAVARMQEKILDAGRTAPSARSGLRAMVSAYLQMAETSPNVYLFVTGQLADGGPGQIDSTLSSFFETITAMMDSAMRHYLAGREVPPEASATAQYWPTAALGMIRAAGERWIAAPPGPGKPTEEQMTDQLTAWLFDGIGYDRGHPLPTPPVTPSTHEKETQ from the coding sequence GTGAACAACGTACTGGAAGATCCTTCCGCGCCGTCCCCGGCCGCGGACGGCCGTGCCCTCCGCTGGGAGGCGCACCGGGCCGAGCGCCGTCGTACCCTCATCAAGACGGCCCGCCGGGCCGTGCATACCCTGGGCTGCGCGGCGTCGATGGAAGAGATTGCCGCCGCTTCCGGGACATCGAAGTCCGTGTTCTACCGCTACTTCGGGGACAAGGCCGGACTGCAGAAGGCAATGGGCGAAATGGCGGTGGCCCGGATGCAGGAAAAGATCCTGGATGCAGGCCGTACCGCCCCCTCCGCCAGGTCGGGCCTGCGCGCCATGGTCTCGGCCTACCTGCAGATGGCCGAAACCTCCCCCAACGTCTACCTGTTCGTGACCGGCCAGCTGGCCGACGGCGGGCCGGGACAGATCGACAGCACCCTCTCCTCCTTCTTCGAAACCATCACCGCAATGATGGACTCGGCCATGCGCCACTACCTGGCGGGCCGGGAGGTTCCGCCCGAGGCCAGCGCTACCGCGCAGTACTGGCCCACGGCGGCACTCGGGATGATCCGGGCAGCCGGTGAGCGCTGGATTGCCGCTCCCCCCGGCCCCGGGAAGCCGACCGAAGAACAAATGACCGACCAGCTGACCGCCTGGCTCTTTGACGGCATCGGCTACGACCGGGGGCATCCGCTCCCGACCCCTCCAGTTACTCCCTCCACCCACGAGAAGGAAACGCAATGA
- a CDS encoding acetyl-CoA C-acetyltransferase: protein MAAQPESARATPTNNGAGSSVRKAVVIGGNRIPFARSGGKYTYSSNQDMLTAALDGLIARFGLQGERIGEVAGGAVLKHSRDFNLTREAVLGSALSPETPAYDVQQACATGLETVVSLANKIKLGQLESAIAGGVDSASDAPIAVSEGLRRALLDLSRARTTKQKLAAVAKIRPKDLSPNAPSTGEPRTGLSMGEHQALTTAQWKITREAQDELAYNSHRNMAAAYDRGFFDDLVTPYRGLAKDANLRPDTTMEKLAKLKPAFGKSLGDDATMTAGNSTPLTDGASVVLLGSEDYAREHDLPMLANIVDAEAGAVDFVHGKDGLLMAPAFAVPRLLARHNLTFDDFDFFEIHEAFAGTVLSTLAAWEDEEFCRTRLGLDAPLGSIDRSKLNVNGSSLAAGHPFAATGGRIVASLAKMLHEKGSGRGLISICAAGGQGLVAILEAR from the coding sequence ATGGCTGCACAGCCTGAATCCGCACGAGCTACACCCACGAACAACGGCGCCGGGTCTTCGGTGCGCAAGGCGGTTGTGATCGGCGGAAACCGCATTCCCTTCGCCCGCTCGGGCGGCAAGTACACCTACAGCTCCAACCAGGACATGCTCACCGCGGCCCTCGACGGGCTGATTGCCCGCTTCGGTCTGCAGGGCGAGCGGATCGGCGAAGTAGCCGGCGGAGCCGTCCTCAAGCACTCACGCGACTTCAACCTGACCCGCGAAGCGGTCCTGGGCTCGGCACTGTCGCCGGAAACCCCCGCCTATGACGTGCAGCAGGCCTGCGCCACGGGCCTTGAGACAGTGGTCAGCCTGGCCAACAAGATCAAACTGGGACAGCTGGAATCCGCCATTGCCGGCGGCGTCGACTCCGCATCGGACGCGCCCATCGCCGTGAGCGAAGGCCTCCGCCGTGCACTGCTGGACCTCTCCCGCGCCCGGACCACCAAGCAGAAACTGGCTGCGGTCGCAAAGATCCGCCCCAAGGACCTGTCCCCGAACGCGCCGTCCACCGGCGAACCGCGCACCGGACTGTCCATGGGCGAGCACCAGGCCCTGACCACCGCCCAGTGGAAGATCACCCGCGAGGCCCAGGATGAGCTGGCCTACAACAGCCACCGCAACATGGCCGCCGCCTACGACCGCGGTTTCTTCGACGACCTCGTGACCCCGTACCGCGGCCTGGCAAAGGACGCGAACCTGCGCCCCGACACCACCATGGAAAAGCTTGCCAAGCTCAAGCCCGCCTTCGGCAAGTCCCTGGGCGATGACGCCACCATGACCGCCGGCAACTCCACCCCGCTGACCGACGGCGCCTCCGTGGTGCTGCTGGGCTCCGAGGACTACGCCCGCGAACATGACCTGCCGATGCTGGCGAACATCGTGGATGCCGAAGCCGGCGCCGTCGACTTCGTACACGGCAAGGACGGGCTGCTGATGGCCCCGGCCTTCGCCGTTCCCCGCCTGCTGGCCCGCCACAACCTGACCTTCGACGACTTCGATTTCTTCGAAATCCACGAGGCCTTCGCCGGAACCGTCCTCTCCACCCTGGCCGCCTGGGAGGACGAGGAATTCTGCCGGACCCGGCTCGGCCTGGACGCCCCGCTGGGGAGCATTGACCGCAGCAAGCTCAACGTCAACGGTTCCTCGCTGGCCGCCGGCCACCCGTTCGCCGCCACCGGCGGACGCATTGTCGCCTCGCTGGCCAAGATGCTGCACGAAAAGGGTTCGGGCCGCGGCCTGATCTCCATCTGCGCTGCCGGCGGCCAGGGCCTCGTCGCGATCCTCGAGGCACGCTAA